The following DNA comes from Kaistia sp. 32K.
GGCATGAGCCAGCGCGTCGCCGAGCTGGGCGGCGCCTTCTCCATCCGCACCCGGCCGGGCGGAAAGGGCACCCGGCTGGCGGCGACGATCCCGCTGGTCGCCTCCCCGCTTCAACCCGTCGGGGTTACGCGATGAGCTATCCTATCCGGACCGTGATCGTGGACGATCATCCCGTTGTGGTGGCCGGCGCCAAGGCGCTGATCGAGACGTCGCAGGACATCATCTGCGTCGGCGAGGCGAACAACGGCGCCGACGCGCTGGAGCTGATCGGGCGCACGGCGCCCGACGTCTCCGTGCTCGACGTCTCGCTCCCCGACATGAACGGGCTCGTTTTGACCGAGCAGATCATCAAGCGCGGCTATTCGGCCCATGTCGTGATCATGACGCTCTATCACGAGCGCAGCTACGTCCAGCAGGCGCTGCAGGTCGGGGCGAAGGGCTTCGTGCAGAAATGCTCGGCCGGGCAGAACCTCTTGCTCGCCATCCGCTCGGTCATGCTGGGCGGCCTGTTCTTCGATCCGCCGACGGCGAGCGAGATGACCGCGGCGCCGGCCGAGCAGAACGCCGCGATCACCAAGTCGGTCGGGGCGCTCGGGCTGACGGCGCGCGAGCAGGACGTGCTGCGCATGGTGGCGCTCGGTTATTCGAACAAGGAGATCGCGGCGCGCGCCAATATCAGCATCAAGTCGATCGAGACCTACAAGGCGCGGGCGACCGAGAAGCTGAAGCTGCATTCGCGCGCCCAGATCGTCCACTTCGCCGTGACGCATGGCTGGATGAACGTCACCTGAGGCTGTCATCCGGCGGAGGCCAGCGTGCGAATTGCGTTCGTTCTCTCCGGCTTCGGGGCCGGCGGCGCGGAGAAGGTCGTCAACCTCTTGGCCCACCACCGCCAGAGCCAGGGCGACACGGTCCATGTGCTCGCCGTCAACGCCGGCGATCCCGCGTCCTATTTCCCGTATGACCCCGGGATCGAACTCTCGACGCTTGGAGGAAGCGGCAATGGCGCCGGCCGCGTCTCCGGCACTGGCCGGCGGATTCTCGCGCTCCGCCGGCGCCTCGCCGAACTCGCGCCCGACCTCGTCGTCTCCTTCCTGACCAAGGTCAATGTGATGACGGGTCTCGCCACGCTCGGGCTCGACGTGCCGATCGTCCTGTCGGAGCGCAACAACTTCCTGTCGCAGGCGAAAAGCCCGCTCTGGCGGCTGGCCGGGCCGATCGCCGGGCGGCGCGCCGCCCGCCTCGTCATGCAGACGAAGGAGGCCTGCCTCGCGCTGCCCTTCTCTCTGCAGTCGCGGGCGATCGTCATCCCCAACCCGGTCGCCTCGATGCGCGCCGCCCGCCCCAGCGACGGCTCACGGATCGTCGCGGTCGGCAGGCTGGAAAAACAGAAGGGGTTCGATCTGCTGCTTGAGGCCTTCGCCCAGGTCGCGGCGCGTCTTCCCGCCGCCCGGCTGACG
Coding sequences within:
- a CDS encoding glycosyltransferase family 4 protein is translated as MRIAFVLSGFGAGGAEKVVNLLAHHRQSQGDTVHVLAVNAGDPASYFPYDPGIELSTLGGSGNGAGRVSGTGRRILALRRRLAELAPDLVVSFLTKVNVMTGLATLGLDVPIVLSERNNFLSQAKSPLWRLAGPIAGRRAARLVMQTKEACLALPFSLQSRAIVIPNPVASMRAARPSDGSRIVAVGRLEKQKGFDLLLEAFAQVAARLPAARLTIFGEGPERGALEKQARDLGVADRVHMPGVTRSPGDWVVEGDIFVLSSRFEGFPNVLLEAMAAGLAVIAFDCPWGPSEILDNPDAGLLVPAGDVGRLADAMARLATDSDLRQRLAATGAAEAAARYSLPSVLALWDAVIAVAVTAPAAVPA
- a CDS encoding response regulator transcription factor; protein product: MSYPIRTVIVDDHPVVVAGAKALIETSQDIICVGEANNGADALELIGRTAPDVSVLDVSLPDMNGLVLTEQIIKRGYSAHVVIMTLYHERSYVQQALQVGAKGFVQKCSAGQNLLLAIRSVMLGGLFFDPPTASEMTAAPAEQNAAITKSVGALGLTAREQDVLRMVALGYSNKEIAARANISIKSIETYKARATEKLKLHSRAQIVHFAVTHGWMNVT